A stretch of DNA from Blastopirellula marina:
GCTCTTCAGTTCATTCGATGAACAAGCGCGCCTGGAATCGCAGTTTTCATCTCTATTCCTCGAACGCTTATGCGAGTGACCGACGCCTGAGAAGAACTTGTTCATCAACTCAGGCCCGACGTCATACGAGACTCCGGGCTTTTTTCATGCCCTGAGCGAACCTTCTGGACTGATAGCTTAGACGGTAAAGCGGCGGTTTGAAGAACCGTAGACAAGGATTCGAGCGCCTTTCAGTCCACTTACGCACCCTTAGTGGGTGACACGACGCTGAATAAGCGTTGGCCCGTTCGACTTCTGGTGAGGTCATCGGTCTTTCAAGCCGAGCAGGTAGGGTTCGAATCCCACACGGGTCACTAACTCGGAAGTCATCCGGCTGGATGAGGAAACTGTCTTGAAAACAGCTGGCGGTGTCGTGCCGCTTGTGGGTTCGAGTCCCACGGCTTCCGCTGACAATTTTGAAATGGCTCGGTAGGCAACTGGCAGACCACCTTGTTTCAGACACAGGGATGCTGTGGGTTCGAATCCCACTCGAGCTACTCGCAAATATACAGCGGCCCGGTGGCTATTGGTTGACCGCTCGAACTTAAACTTCGAGGTCGTTGCGGGTTCGAGTCCCGCTCGGGCCACTTTCACTAACTGGAATGCCACGTGATATCATGGGGATATCCCATTAACGCATCATTAATTGTCATGAATATGCCATTTCTGACCACTATCCCTTACAACCTACTTGCCCATACCACCTTTCAGAGCTATGATTCACTCCGCTCATTGGAAGGGGTATTGAAACGTGAAACGCAGCGTAACCATTACATTTTTCGGCTTGGCCGTGGCAACTTTCGTCTGTCACGAGGCTTACGACTCGGGCTATAGCGACGGCAGGGAGTCGTTACGCGATTCGATCGAGGTCCGTTCCGAAGAAACCGAATTGGCCAACGGGCATATGGTCGAACAGATTTTGCGTGCCGACATCGAAGACCTCGAAAAGAAACTGGCCGAACGGGAAGCCGTTATCAAACGTTACAGACTTGGTTCAATGACCGTTGGAAAATGATCTGTGAATCAAACTTTTTTGAGCCACCGATGAATCGATGAGCTTTCTTTCGATCACGCATCGGTAGTCGCGTTTTCACGCAGATGCAATTCACCAACGAAGTTTTCATTATGCGCGGTTCATTTTCCGCTCGTGATCAGCTTCTCTGGAAGGTAGCCGAATACGGTTCTGTCGGGCCGGTTTGCTAAACCGTGCGATCCTCTGGGTCATGTGGGTTCAAATCCCATGCCTTCCGCTCTACCAGTAACCAATGTACAGGCTAAAGGTGCGCGGTTATCGGCACCCTAGCTCGCGGTGAATGATATTCCTTGAGCAACGAAACCTGCTTACTTTTCCTGTGCTTTTCCAGTAGTGGGTAGTGTGATCCCTGGAATTCCGCGACGATTTGAGGAAAATTGGTAACAGGTTACCGCTCAACCTCATCCCTCACTCTCCCCGCATGCCTCGCCTCAATAGGACTCTTCAGAATGAACTGCTGTCGACCGACGTCTCTTCTCATGACCTTGCCGCTGCTGCTTATCTGCCCAATGCTTATCGCGGCTGAGCCCGCGAATGTAACGAAACAGCCTAATATCTTGTTTGTATTGTGCGATGATCTGCGGCCTGATGCGGTGGGTTGTTTGGGTAGTGAGCATGTCAAAACTCCGAACATCGATCGCTTGGCCCAAGAAGGAATTCTGTTCAACAACTCATTCTGTACAACTTCGCTCTGTTCTCCCAGCCGTGCTTCGATACTGACTGGGTTGTATGCCCATGCTCATGGAGTAACCAACAACTTCACTGAGTTTCCTGTCGAAATGGCAACGTTTCCTAAGCGTCTGCAGGATGCCGGCTACGAGACTGCTTACATCGGCAAGTACCACATGGGCGAGAACAACGACGAGCCTCGTCCAGGCTTCGATTGGTTTGTTACGCATAAAGGCCAAGGCAAATACTTCGATACCGAATTCAACATCAACGGCCAGGGAAGCCGCCTGGTGAAGGGCTATTACACGCACGTCGTCACCGATATGGCCCTCGATTGGCTGAAGAAGGATCACAGCGGCAAGCCGTGGTGCTTAATGATCGGCCAAAAGGCACCGCACAGCTTTTACTTCCCAGAGCCGAAATACGAACATTCGTTTGATGACGTCGAGGTCGAGTACCCCAAGACCGCCTTTAAATTGGATGACAAACCGAAGTGGATCAAAGAACGTCTTTACACGTGGCATGGTATCTACGGACCACTCTTCGATTGGCGCAAAGATTTTCCCGACGATAGCCCAGAAGGAGTGAAGGCCTTCGAGGATATGGTGCATGCCTATTGGGGTACGATTTTGAGCGTCGACGATAGCATGGGCCAGTTGTACGCATACCTGGAAATGACTGGCGAACTCGACAATACGGTCATCGTCTTTATGGGGGATAACGGATTGTTGGAGGGAGAAGATGGCATGGTCGACAAGCGAACGGCTCACGAAATGAGCATTCGCGTTCCACTGCTTGTTCGTTATCCGCAACTTGGCAAAGGAAAGAAACTCGATCAACAAATTCTTACCGTGGATATGGCACCGACGCTGATCGAACTTGCCGGCGCTCAACCGATTGAAGACATTCATGGCAAGTCATTTGCCTCGTTGGCCAAGTCAGGGGACGATGACTGGCGTACGTCTTGGATGTACTACTACAACTACGAAAAACAATTCCCCTACACACCAAATGTCCGCGCTCTGAGAACCGATCGCTGGAAATACATTCGCTATCCGCACGGTGACGGTTCGCCTGATCGCCACATGGCCGAGTTGTACGACCTGAAAAACGACCCTGGTGAAACCACCAACCTCGCCGAGAAGCCAGAGCGTGCTGGTTTAGTGGCAAAACTGCGAAATGAGTTGACTGAGAAAATGGCGAATCTAGGGCTGACGCCAGCGACCGATGAGATGCCAATTGATCAAGGAATCGGCAAGGAATTGCCCGATGCCAAGATTCGGTAGCGGCCAATACGATACTCGCCGCCCCCCAACCATGTTACTATAGTGCTTTCACCAAGGAGGAAGAAAGTTTCGTGGTTGAACCATTCCGCACATCTGAATTTGCCGTCACCGGCATGCTGAAACGAACCAAAGTCGCTGCAACCATCGGTCCGAGTTGCTCTCGGACCGAGATGCTGGAGACGATCGTGCGCGCTGGTGCGGATGCGTGCCTGCTCGATTTTACCAGCGGTACGCCGGCCGATTGGCAAGCCGCGTACGAAGTGATTCGCGAAGTCGAAGGGATGGCGAAGCAGCCCGTCGCAATCCTGGCCAGGATTAACAGCGATGATGGACGCTTTTCTCTAGAGGACGCCGTAAAATCGGGCGTTCTCGATTGGATCGGGCAGCAGGAAATCGAGTACGTCACGACGTCCGCTTCTCAGGGATCACGCTCGATTCAGCAAGTGCGCGAAGCGCTTGATCGGGTTGGTAGTACGGCCGCAATCCTCGCGCGGCTGGATCATGGAAGTAACTATCGCGACATTGACAGTATCATCCAGGCCTCTGATGGCGTGATCGTCACATCGACTGGCTTAAACGAGCTTGAGAAGTGGTCGATTCCGGTCATGCAAAAGATGGTCGCACGTCAGTGCCAGATCGGTGCCAAGCCGTGTCTGGTGCAGCGGGGCGTCCTTTCCTCGATGCAGCACGCACTAGAGCCAACTGATGGAGAAGTGTTCGACATCGCGAACATCGTCTTCGACCATGCTGATGCCATTCTCCTAGGAGATGAAACGGCCACCGGCGATTATCCGACCGAGGCTGTCGAAGTGGTTTCCAAAACGGTGATCGCCACCGAAAGTCTGATGGAAATCACCGATCGTCCGATCAAAGTCGGCTTTGGACAGCCACCCAACACCGCCGCGCTGGCTTACTCGATTCGTCACATCCTGAAAATGCAGGAGATCGCCGCGGTTGGCGTTTACTCGCAAACCACGGCCACGGCAGGACTGATCGCTAAGAATTGGATTGACTGTCCGATTCTCGCGTTGTCCGACATTCCAAGTACGGTTCGCAAAATGGGAATCTATCACGGAGTTGTGTCCCGGCAGATGAAAGCTCCGACCAGCACGGCCGAGATGCTCTCGTCGACCACATCGATCGCCAAACAGATCGGCTTGGTTGCCCCTGGTGATCGGATGATTGTTGTATCCGAACTGCCGCTGCACACCGGCGAGAATGCCAACGCTTTCGTGATCGAAACGATTCGCTAGAGCGCCGATCACAACAGCAAAATGGAGAGTTGCTAGATCAGCTGCCGCGCATTGAAGATAGAGCGAAATCTATTTAATCGACACGGTCTACATAGGCGCCGCATCGATTCGATCTACGCCGAATGGCCGCTTAGCTGAATTCACCGCGAATGTATTGGCGAGTGTATTCCTGCTTCGGATCTTCAAAGAGCTCCTTGGTCTCATTATGTTCGACCAGGTATCCAGTACGGCCACCTTGTGTCGTATCGACATAGAGGAAGGCGGTCTTGTCGGCCACACGCTGAGCTTGCTGCATATTGTGTGTGACGATCGCGATCGTGTATTTCTGCTTGAGCTCTTTCATGAGCTCTTCGATCTTTCGCGTTGCGATCGGATCTAAGGCAGAACAAGGCTCGTCCATTAGCAGCACTTCGGGTTCAACAGCGATCGCCCGAGCAATACACAAACGTTGCTGCTGACCACCAGAGAGCGACAAACCGCTTTGCTTCAGCTTATCCTTAACTTCGTCCCACAATGCAGCTCCCCGTAGTGCACGCTCGACGACTTCGTCGTAGTTGCCACGGTAGCCGTTGATACGAAGGCCGTACGTGATGTTCTTATAGATGCTCATCGCGAACGGATTCGGTTGCTGGAACACCATGCCAATGTGACGGCGAACGGCAACTGGGTCGATCGTGGGGCTGTAGATGTTTTGCCCACGGAACTGAACATGACCTTCAAAGCGGAAACCGCGAATCAGGTCGTTCATGCGATTCAAACAGCGAAGGACGGTACTCTTTCCACAACCGGAAGGACCGATGAAAGCGGTAATCTCACCCTGTTGGATGGGAACGCGAGTATCTCGCACGGCTTTAAAATTGCCGTAGTAGAGCTCTTTCACATCGCAGTCGATAACGGTCTTACCGGCATCTTCGTTGGCGATCATGCGTAGCTAAAGCCTTATGCAATTCGTCTAACGTGTAGGCCCGCCTCGGGAGAGGCTTTTCCCAATCAAATTCGTCACTAGGACACCAAGTACTAGAACCAGAGAAGCGGACCACGCCATTTCTTTCTGGTTATCTACGAATGAGTTGGAAAAATTGTAAATCAACACGGCCATCGACGCGGTGGCGTCGTTTAGTTGCAATTCGTTACTGTCGTTTATCAACCAATAGTTGCTAAACAACGCGGTGAACAACAAAGGAGCCGTTTCTCCGGCAGCGCGAGCCACCGATAGCATAACTCCCGTTAGGATCCCGGGCAATGCAGTGGGCAGGGTTACGTACCACAAGGTTTGGGTCTGGGTAGCCCCCATTCCTATGGAAGCTTCTTTCATTCGCCGGGGTACCATCCTAATGGCCTCCTCGGCCGTCAGCATGACGACTGGAAGCATCAAAATCGACAGAGCTACCCCCCCAGCGTAAGCTGAGAAGCCGCCTGTAACGAGCACCACGGCCCCGTATGTAAAAACGCCTGCCAAAATTGAGGGAAATCCACTGAGGACTTTTGCACAAAACCGCACCACTTTGGCGGTCTTGCTATTCGGCCCAAGCTCGGAAAGGAAGATCGCGGCCATGATCCCAAAGGGAACACTGATCAGCCCGGCGATTCCAACCATAACAATGGTTCCGACTAAGGCATTACCGAATCCGCCCCCTTCCTCAAAGGCGGTTGGCGGAAGTGCGGTGAAATTCTCGAAAGTCAGCTTGGATGCTCCTCGGTAGAAGAGCATGAAAATCACCGAGAACAACGGCACTAAGGCCATGACCGTCATCAATGTGACGGTCATGCTGAGAAAGATGCTCAGCAATGCACGTGGTTTTCTCAGCGACCTTTCCAGTCGACTAATATCTACTTCGTTGAGCTGCGACGGATCTTTTGGGGAAGCCGCCATTAGTTGAGCCCTTTCACGCCAGCAGTCGCCCGCTGCAGAATCAAAGCACCGATGACGTTCACACCAAGTGTGATCGCCATGAGGACCATGCCGGCGTACATCAGCACGCCAACTTTCATTTCGTCGCTACCTGCTTCGGAAAAGTTGTTGGCCAACAGCGCCGCGAGCGTATTGGCGGGCGAAAACAGCGAGACCTTGATGGTGTTCACATTGCCAACCAGCATCGCGAGGGCCATCGTCTCGCCAAGGGCACGACCGAAGGCCAACACTATTCCACCGAAGATTCCGCCGGACGCGGTCGGTAAAATCACTGAGAGAATTGTTTCCCACCGTGTCGCACCGAGTCCATACGAGGCTTCCCGTAGTTTGGGCGGCACGGCAACTAAAGCGTCGCGACTGATCGCCGAGATGGTCGGGAGAATCATAATTGCGAGAACGAACGAGGCGGGCAGCATCCCAGGGCCTTGAAAACGTGTTCCAAAGAGCGGGAACCAACCCATATTTTCATAGAGCCAGTTGCAAGAATCTCGCATCATCGGGATGACGACGAAGATCCCCCACAGGCCATAGACCACACTGGGAATCGCGGCGAGTAATTCAACCAAGTTCTTGAGGGCCGTTTCCGAAGCACTGGGAAGCTTGCCCCAGAATGGGTGAAACTGGACCCCGAAAATCTTCAAGATGCTGAAAACGAAGTTGCCCAAGTATCCTTCACTTAGGAACACCGCGACGGACACGCCGAAAAGTGAGCCAATTAACAGGGCAATCGCTGAGCTGTAAAGCGTGCCCCAGATCTCCGGCAGAATGCCGTACTCTTTGGTGTTCGGGTCCCAGGTTTGCGTGGAAAGAAATCCTAACCCGTATTCCTGAATTGCAGGCCCTGCCTTCCAGGAAATCTCGAAGACGATATAGCACATCACCGCGATCGTCAGCCAGGCAAACCCTAAACAAGTATAGCGGAATGCCAAATCGGTATTAATCTCTAACGACGTGGGGGGTCGCGAGATCGGCGATTTCTTGTGTTGATCCATGATGTCGCGTCGAAGCACCCAAAAAGGGAACCAGGCTTGGTGATTGGTATCACCAAGCCTGGAATAGGCTGACTATTTACCAGCAGAGATGTTATCGAGCGCCGCGGAAACCTTGGCAACCACCGATTCTGGTAGTGGAATATAGCCAAGCGACTCGCTCGAGTTTTGTCCCTCGGTCAAGCAGTATTGAATCAGGTCCTTAAAGACCTTCACCTTTTCTTCACTGTCATACTTCTTGTAAGCGATGATCCAAGTATAGGTAACGATCGGATACGAATCCTTACCTTCCGGATCGGGCAGCCAGGCGATCAGGTTTTCTGGCATTTCCACGCCTGCCAAAGCAGCTTGAGCCGAAGCAATCGAAGGCTTAATGAACTCGCCCGACTTGTTTTCCAAGGAAACCATGGCCAACTTGGCTTTCATGGCGTAGCCGAATTCGACGTAGCCAATCGATCCTGGGTTCTGAGCAAGCGAGGTAGTAACTCCCTCATTACCTTTCGACTTAGTTCCGACAGGCCAGTTTGGGGCCTTGTTGGTACCAGGGCTTTCCGCGAATTCTGGGCTGATCGTGCTTAAGTGCTGCGTGAAAACGTAGGTGGTTCCGCTGGAATCGGATCGCACAACAACGTTGATCTCTTGATCAGGCAGCGAAACCCCTTCGTTGGTGGCGGCGATCTTCGGATCATTCCACTTCTTGATCTTGCCCAGGAAGATGTCGACGTAAGCTTCACGCGAAAGCTTCAGTTCGTCTACGCCGTCAAGGTTGTATGCCAAAACGATG
This window harbors:
- the pstA gene encoding phosphate ABC transporter permease PstA, whose translation is MAASPKDPSQLNEVDISRLERSLRKPRALLSIFLSMTVTLMTVMALVPLFSVIFMLFYRGASKLTFENFTALPPTAFEEGGGFGNALVGTIVMVGIAGLISVPFGIMAAIFLSELGPNSKTAKVVRFCAKVLSGFPSILAGVFTYGAVVLVTGGFSAYAGGVALSILMLPVVMLTAEEAIRMVPRRMKEASIGMGATQTQTLWYVTLPTALPGILTGVMLSVARAAGETAPLLFTALFSNYWLINDSNELQLNDATASMAVLIYNFSNSFVDNQKEMAWSASLVLVLGVLVTNLIGKSLSRGGPTR
- the pstB gene encoding phosphate ABC transporter ATP-binding protein PstB, yielding MIANEDAGKTVIDCDVKELYYGNFKAVRDTRVPIQQGEITAFIGPSGCGKSTVLRCLNRMNDLIRGFRFEGHVQFRGQNIYSPTIDPVAVRRHIGMVFQQPNPFAMSIYKNITYGLRINGYRGNYDEVVERALRGAALWDEVKDKLKQSGLSLSGGQQQRLCIARAIAVEPEVLLMDEPCSALDPIATRKIEELMKELKQKYTIAIVTHNMQQAQRVADKTAFLYVDTTQGGRTGYLVEHNETKELFEDPKQEYTRQYIRGEFS
- a CDS encoding pyruvate kinase; amino-acid sequence: MVEPFRTSEFAVTGMLKRTKVAATIGPSCSRTEMLETIVRAGADACLLDFTSGTPADWQAAYEVIREVEGMAKQPVAILARINSDDGRFSLEDAVKSGVLDWIGQQEIEYVTTSASQGSRSIQQVREALDRVGSTAAILARLDHGSNYRDIDSIIQASDGVIVTSTGLNELEKWSIPVMQKMVARQCQIGAKPCLVQRGVLSSMQHALEPTDGEVFDIANIVFDHADAILLGDETATGDYPTEAVEVVSKTVIATESLMEITDRPIKVGFGQPPNTAALAYSIRHILKMQEIAAVGVYSQTTATAGLIAKNWIDCPILALSDIPSTVRKMGIYHGVVSRQMKAPTSTAEMLSSTTSIAKQIGLVAPGDRMIVVSELPLHTGENANAFVIETIR
- the pstC gene encoding phosphate ABC transporter permease subunit PstC → MDQHKKSPISRPPTSLEINTDLAFRYTCLGFAWLTIAVMCYIVFEISWKAGPAIQEYGLGFLSTQTWDPNTKEYGILPEIWGTLYSSAIALLIGSLFGVSVAVFLSEGYLGNFVFSILKIFGVQFHPFWGKLPSASETALKNLVELLAAIPSVVYGLWGIFVVIPMMRDSCNWLYENMGWFPLFGTRFQGPGMLPASFVLAIMILPTISAISRDALVAVPPKLREASYGLGATRWETILSVILPTASGGIFGGIVLAFGRALGETMALAMLVGNVNTIKVSLFSPANTLAALLANNFSEAGSDEMKVGVLMYAGMVLMAITLGVNVIGALILQRATAGVKGLN
- a CDS encoding sulfatase: MNCCRPTSLLMTLPLLLICPMLIAAEPANVTKQPNILFVLCDDLRPDAVGCLGSEHVKTPNIDRLAQEGILFNNSFCTTSLCSPSRASILTGLYAHAHGVTNNFTEFPVEMATFPKRLQDAGYETAYIGKYHMGENNDEPRPGFDWFVTHKGQGKYFDTEFNINGQGSRLVKGYYTHVVTDMALDWLKKDHSGKPWCLMIGQKAPHSFYFPEPKYEHSFDDVEVEYPKTAFKLDDKPKWIKERLYTWHGIYGPLFDWRKDFPDDSPEGVKAFEDMVHAYWGTILSVDDSMGQLYAYLEMTGELDNTVIVFMGDNGLLEGEDGMVDKRTAHEMSIRVPLLVRYPQLGKGKKLDQQILTVDMAPTLIELAGAQPIEDIHGKSFASLAKSGDDDWRTSWMYYYNYEKQFPYTPNVRALRTDRWKYIRYPHGDGSPDRHMAELYDLKNDPGETTNLAEKPERAGLVAKLRNELTEKMANLGLTPATDEMPIDQGIGKELPDAKIR
- the pstS gene encoding phosphate ABC transporter substrate-binding protein PstS; this encodes MKNTPSILGTYFAFAAVLAATIGCGSGGGSPGIELQGAGASFPAPLYTSWFKEYSKAHKGVQIDYQSVGSGSGVTAVIDGTVDFGASDAAMKEEEMAKVERGVQLLPMTAGAIVLAYNLDGVDELKLSREAYVDIFLGKIKKWNDPKIAATNEGVSLPDQEINVVVRSDSSGTTYVFTQHLSTISPEFAESPGTNKAPNWPVGTKSKGNEGVTTSLAQNPGSIGYVEFGYAMKAKLAMVSLENKSGEFIKPSIASAQAALAGVEMPENLIAWLPDPEGKDSYPIVTYTWIIAYKKYDSEEKVKVFKDLIQYCLTEGQNSSESLGYIPLPESVVAKVSAALDNISAGK